Proteins encoded within one genomic window of Panicum virgatum strain AP13 chromosome 1N, P.virgatum_v5, whole genome shotgun sequence:
- the LOC120653853 gene encoding fucosyltransferase 2-like has protein sequence MQQRKPKVCAAEGAAADIPVSQGGMACDGWPEAEGARPEHWPLPRKKRLTLDRKRWNTVLNVVLVAFVMAVPPFVVVYGGGVAPADWIAAAKARLHRDSGDGSFPYARSPPDKLLGGLLPDGLDERSCRSRYESSMYRRNPGRRPSPHLIAKLRKHEELQRRCGPNTNAYNLAIEQLRTGKSVGSPECKYVVSISYRGLGNRILAAASAFLYAALTGRVLLVDPSNQMDELFCEPFPGTTWLLPRDFPLASYTNFSIDTAESYGNMLRNKVLSADAPATPAAELPAFAYLHLDHDYGHEDKMFFCDDDQRLLSNVQWLVMRTDLYTVPGLFLVTAFQEELDTLFPERDAVFHHLVRYLFHPTNHVWGLVARYYRAYLARADLRVGIQVRNFDPRHAQSPHVLHQITSCVWREKLLPELLATEEHAAPAPAQGARSTAVLMTSLRSWYYENIKGMYWDRATATGEAVSVHQPSHEGQQQFGKRSHDGKAWAEMYLLSLCDVLVTSGWSTFGYVAQGLGGVRPWVLHKQPDNLTSAPDPPCFRDVSMEPCFHAPHVYDCKMKRGMDTGEVLPHVRHCQDVSWGLKLVDPRLYKA, from the exons ATGCAGCAGCGCAAGCCCAAGGTCTGCGCCGCCGAGGGCGCTGCGGCGGACATCCCAGTGTCACAGGGCGGGATGGCGTGCGACGGCTGGCCGGAGGCCGAGGGAGCTCGGCCGGAGCACTGGCCCCTGCCGCGCAAGAAGAGGCTGACCCTGGACAGGAAGCGGTGGAACACGGTGCTCAACGTCGTGCTCGTCGCCTTCGTCATGGCCGTGCCGCCGTTCGTCGTCGTCTACGGGGGCGGCGTCGCTCCCGCGGACTGGatcgccgccgccaaggcccGGCTGCACCGAG ATTCCGGCGATGGGTCCTTCCCGTACGCGAGGAGCCCGCCTGAcaagctcctcggcggcctcttGCCTGACGGACTCGACGAGAGGTCGTGCCGCAGCAGGTACGAGTCCTCCATGTACCGCCGGAACCCGGGACGGCGACCTTCTCCGCACCTCATCGCGAAGCTGCGGAAGCACGAAGAGCTCCAGAGGCGGTGCGGGCCGAACACGAACGCGTACAACCTCGCCATCGAGCAACTCCGGACCGGCAAGAGCGTCGGCTCGCCGGAGTGCAAGTACGTCGTCTCCATCTCGTACCGCGGCCTCGGCAACCGCATcctcgcggcggcgtcggcgttcCTCTACGCGGCGCTCACCGGCCGCGTCCTCCTCGTCGACCCGAGCAACCAGATGGACGAGCTCTTCTGCGAGCCGTTCCCCGGCACGACGTGGCTGCTGCCGCGGGACTTTCCCCTGGCGAGCTACACCAACTTCAGCATCGACACCGCCGAGAGCTACGGCAACATGCTGAGGAACAAGGTGCTCAGTGCAGacgcgccggcgacgccggcggcggaacTGCCGGCGTTCGCGTACCTCCACCTCGACCACGACTACGGCCACGAGGACAAGATGTTCTTCTGCGACGACGACCAGCGGCTGCTGTCGAACGTCCAGTGGCTGGTCATGAGGACGGACCTGTACACCGTGCCGGGTCTGTTCCTGGTCACGGCGTTCCAGGAGGAGCTCGACACGCTCTTCCCGGAGCGCGACGCCGTGTTCCACCACCTGGTGCGCTACCTGTTCCACCCGACCAACCACGTCTGGGGCCTCGTCGCGCGCTACTACCGCGCGTACCTCGCGCGGGCGGACCTCCGGGTCGGCATCCAGGTGCGCAACTTCGACCCCAGGCACGCGCAGTCGCCGCACGTCCTCCACCAGATCACATCGTGCGTGTGGAGGGAGAAGCTGCTCCCGGAGCTTCTCGCCACGGAGGAgcacgccgcgccggcgccggcgcagggCGCCAGGTCCACGGCCGTCCTGATGACCTCCCTCCGGTCATGGTACTACGAGAACATCAAGGGGATGTACTGGGACCGCGCGACGGCGACCGGCGAGGCCGTGAGCGTGCACCAGCCGAGCCACGAGGGGCAGCAGCAGTTCGGCAAGAGGTCGCACGACGGCAAGGCCTGGGCGGAGATGTACCTGCTGAGCCTGTGCGACGTGCTGGTGACCAGCGGGTGGTCGACGTTCGGGTACGTGGCGCAGGGGCTcggcggcgtcaggccgtggGTGCTGCACAAGCAGCCGGATAACCTCACGTCGGCGCCGGACCCGCCGTGCTTCCGGGACGTGTCCATGGAGCCGTGCTTCCACGCGCCGCACGTCTACGACTGCAAGATGAAGCGCGGGATGGACaccggggaggtgctgccgcaCGTCAGGCACTGCCAGGACGTGAGCTGGGGGTTGAAGCTTGTTGATCCAAGGCTCTACAAGGCTTGA
- the LOC120653755 gene encoding fucosyltransferase 6-like — MFFLMPAYERELARMFPEKEAVFHHLARYLFHPSDDVWGIVRRYYGAYLARADERVGLQVRVFPEMPVPFENMYGQILRCSEQEAGLLPKVACKDGAAANHSSAVASSGSKKNKLTSILVTSLFPDYYERIRGVYYANPTETGEFVEVHQPSHEREQRTEARAHNQRALAEMYLLSFCDRIVTTAVSTFGYIAHGLAGVRPWVLLRPPSPEAPVDPACVRSRTVEPCLQALPRRMCGVAEGSDIGALVPYARHCEDEQKGLKLFP, encoded by the coding sequence atgttcttcctcatgcCGGCCTACGAGCGCGAGCTCGCGCGGATGTTCCCGGAGAAGGAGGCCGTGTTCCACCACCTCGCCCGCTACCTCTTCCACCCGTCCGACGACGTGTGGGGCATCGTGCGCAGGTACTACGGGGCCTACCTCGCCAGGGCCGACGAGCGCGTCGGCCTCCAGGTGCGCGTGTTCCCGGAGATGCCCGTGCCGTTCGAGAACATGTACGGCCAGATCCTCCGGTGCTCGGAGCAGGAGGCCGGCTTGCTGCCGAAGGTTGCGTGcaaggacggcgcggcggcgaaccACTCCTCGGCCGTGGCGTCGTCGGGgagcaagaagaacaagctCACCTCTATTCTGGTTACGTCGCTCTTCCCCGACTACTACGAGCGCATCCGCGGCGTGTACTACGCGAACCCGACGGAGACCGGAGAGTTCGTGGAGGTCCACCAGCCGAGCCACGAGAGGGAGCAGCGCACGGAGGCGCGCGCTCACAACCAGAGGGCGCTGGCGGAGATGTACCTGCTGAGCTTCTGCGATCGCATCGTGACCACCGCGGTGTCGACGTTCGGGTACATCGCGcacgggctcgccggcgtgcggccctGGGTGCTGCTCCGGCCACCGTCGCCCGAAGCGCCTGTTGATCCGGCGTGTGTCCGATCGAGGACGGTGGAGCCCTGTCTTCAGGCGCTGCCGCGACGAATGTGCGGTGTGGCGGAGGGGTCGGACATTGGAGCTCTGGTGCCTTACGCCCGGCACTGTGAGGACGAGCAAAAAGGTCTCAAGTTGTTCCCTTAG
- the LOC120653851 gene encoding galactoside 2-alpha-L-fucosyltransferase-like isoform X3, whose translation MQDDVSDDISPSPHIEYDRLLGGLLIEGFDEKTCRSRYQFARYHKSPSIPSLYLIERLRKQEVLQKKCGPGTKAYKEASKQLSSGHTINTTDCNYLILIIHAGLGNQMLEIASAFLYALLTNRILLVDRYKEIDDLFCEPFPGTSWLVPSDFPLNYGEFTQSSPESYGNMLQNKVAGGNTDRSLTGTRPHYVYLYLNGDYGFHDKLFFCEDDQQFLQGIPWLIIRTDMYFVPSLFLIPGFQDELSRLFPEKDTVFHHLARYLFHPTNNIWYSVTKYYRSYMAKAAKRVGIQIRIYETKGILQRNGPFPHILNQILSCAQNEKLLPEIGMMEGAAAETQNKGAAAETQNNQTIAVLTTSLSSWYRDQIQKKYKEHPTVDDTTVKVYQPSHEEYQRSRNRKHNMKALAEIYLLSMNDELITSGFSTFGYAAQGLAGLKPWIMFRSENHVAPDPPCGRAMSIEPCFHQAPFYDCKAKRDGDLGKVVPYVRHCEDVSWGLKIVNETQL comes from the coding sequence ATGCAAGATGATGTATCTGATGATATATCTCCGTCCCCACATATTGAGTATGATAGACTTCTGGGTGGCCTTCTGATTGAGGGATTTGACGAAAAAACTTGTAGAAGTAGGTATCAGTTTGCACGCTATCATAAGTCACCAAGCATACCTTCACTGTACCTCATAGAGAGGTTAAGGAAACAAGAAGTGTTGCAGAAAAAGTGTGGTCCAGGCACCAAAGCATATAAGGAAGCATCAAAGCAGCTGAGCTCCGGTCATACCATCAATACGACAGATTGCAACTATCTGATACTGATTATTCACGCCGGCTTGGGGAATCAGATGCTTGAGATTGCTTCAGCATTCCTATATGCGCTACTTACAAACCGGATTTTGCTTGTGGACCGTTACAAGgagattgatgaccttttctGCGAACCCTTCCCTGGAACCTCATGGTTAGTCCCTTCAGATTTCCCTCTGAACTATGGCGAGTTTACTCAGAGTAGTCCAGAGAGCTATGGCAACATGCTGCAGAATAAAGTTGCCGGTGGAAATACAGATCGATCTTTGACTGGTACTCGACCTCACTATGTGTATCTCTACCTCAATGGTGACTATGGTTTCCATGATAAACTTTTCTTCTGCGAAGATGACCAGCAGTTCCTGCAAGGTATTCCATGGCTGATCATAAGAACAGACATGTACTTTGTGCCGTCCCTGTTTCTAATTCCAGGTTTCCAAGATGAACTCAGCAGGCTATTTCCAGAGAAAGACACTGTTTTCCATCACTTGGCACGCTATCTTTTTCATCCAACAAACAATATTTGGTATTCTGTTACAAAATACTACCGGTCCTACATGGCCAAAGCGGCAAAAAGAGTGGGAATTCAGATCAGAATATATGAAACCAAGGGCATCTTGCAAAGAAATGGCCCATTCCCGCACATTTTAAATCAGATCCTTTCATGTGCACAGAATGAGAAGCTCCTGCCAGAAATTGGCATGATGGAGGGAGCAGCAGCTGAAACTCAGAATAAGGGAGCAGCAGCTGAGACTCAGAATAACCAAACAATCGCCGTTCTAACTACTTCTTTGAGCTCTTGGTACAGAGATCAGATCCAGAAGAAGTACAAAGAACACCCAACAGTTGATGACACTACTGTCAAAGTGTACCAGCCAAGCCACGAGGAGTACCAGAGGTCAAGGAATAGGAAGCACAACATGAAGGCACTTGCCGAGATCTATCTGCTGAGCATGAACGATGAGCTAATCACCAGTGGCTTTTCCACGTTCGGGTACGCAGCTCAGGGGCTCGCTGGCCTGAAGCCATGGATCATGTTCAGGTCGGAGAACCACGTGGCGCCAGACCCACCGTGCGGCCGTGCCATGTCCATTGAGCCGTGCTTCCACCAGGCTCCCTTCTACGACTGTAAGGCAAAGAGGGACGGTGACCTGGGCAAGGTGGTGCCTTACGTGAGGCATTGCGAGGACGTGAGCTGGGGTCTGAAGATTGTAAATGAAACTCAGTTGTAG
- the LOC120653855 gene encoding photosystem I chlorophyll a/b-binding protein 5, chloroplastic-like, with amino-acid sequence MASIVTAANSHWGALHTCTASSRALTGWSRRALSVPSAHRVRSPRARVVVRASAQRATWLPGLDPPAHLDGTLPGDFGFDPLGLGEEPAALKWYVQAELVHCRFAMAGVAGILVTDLLRVSGIRDLPVWFEAGAAKFDFANTTSLFFVQLLLMGFAETKRYMDFINPGSQAEEGTFIGLEAALVGSQPGYPGGPLFNPLGLAKDIENAHEEKLKEIKNGRLAMVAMLGFIVQASVTHVGPIDNLLTHLSDPFNKNIIHAISS; translated from the exons ATGGCGTCCATTGTAACAGCAGCTAACAGCCATTGGGGAGCCCTGCACACCTGCACAGCCTCCTCAAGGGCGCTCACTGGTTGGAGCCGGCGCGCGCTCTCCGTGCCATCAGCACACCGCGTGCGGTCGCCGAGAGCTCGGGTCGTCGTCCGAGCCAGCGCCCAGCGCGCGACCTGGTTGCCCGGGCTGGACCCGCCTGCTCACCTCGACGGCAC GCTACCGGGTGACTTCGGCTTCGATCCCCTGGGGCTCGGGGAGGAACCGGCTGCCTTGAAGTGGTACGTGCAGGCCGAGCTCGTGCACTGCCGGTTCGCCATGGCAGGGGTCGCCGGCATCCTTGTAACCGAC TTGCTTCGCGTATCAGGGATCCGGGATCTACCAGTGTGGTTCGAGGCAGGTGCAGCCAAATTTGACTTCGCCAACACCACGTCACTCTTCTTCGTTCAGCTTCTCCTGATGGG ATTCGCTGAAACCAAGAGGTACATGGATTTCATCAATCCGGGATCACAAGCAGAGGAAGGAACCTTCATAGGCCTAGAGGCTGCACTCGTGGGCTCACAGCCAGG CTACCCAGGAGGTCCACTGTTTAATCCGTTAGGACTCGCAAAAGATATAGAGAATGCACATGAAGAGAAGCTGAAAGAAATCAAGAATG GGAGGTTGGCAATGGTAGCCATGCTAGGCTTCATTGTGCAAGCATCAGTAACTCATGTTGGCCCCATCGACAACCTTTTGACACATCTTTCCGACCCATTCAACAAAAATATCATTCACGCAATCTCTTCCTGA
- the LOC120653851 gene encoding galactoside 2-alpha-L-fucosyltransferase-like isoform X2, which produces MGVQDQDMQDDVSDDISPSPHIEYDRLLGGLLIEGFDEKTCRSRYQFARYHKSPSIPSLYLIERLRKQEVLQKKCGPGTKAYKEASKQLSSGHTINTTDCNYLILIIHAGLGNQMLEIASAFLYALLTNRILLVDRYKEIDDLFCEPFPGTSWLVPSDFPLNYGEFTQSSPESYGNMLQNKVAGGNTDRSLTGTRPHYVYLYLNGDYGFHDKLFFCEDDQQFLQGIPWLIIRTDMYFVPSLFLIPGFQDELSRLFPEKDTVFHHLARYLFHPTNNIWYSVTKYYRSYMAKAAKRVGIQIRIYETKGILQRNGPFPHILNQILSCAQNEKLLPEIGMMEGAAAETQNKGAAAETQNNQTIAVLTTSLSSWYRDQIQKKYKEHPTVDDTTVKVYQPSHEEYQRSRNRKHNMKALAEIYLLSMNDELITSGFSTFGYAAQGLAGLKPWIMFRSENHVAPDPPCGRAMSIEPCFHQAPFYDCKAKRDGDLGKVVPYVRHCEDVSWGLKIVNETQL; this is translated from the exons atgggagTTCAAGATCAAG ATATGCAAGATGATGTATCTGATGATATATCTCCGTCCCCACATATTGAGTATGATAGACTTCTGGGTGGCCTTCTGATTGAGGGATTTGACGAAAAAACTTGTAGAAGTAGGTATCAGTTTGCACGCTATCATAAGTCACCAAGCATACCTTCACTGTACCTCATAGAGAGGTTAAGGAAACAAGAAGTGTTGCAGAAAAAGTGTGGTCCAGGCACCAAAGCATATAAGGAAGCATCAAAGCAGCTGAGCTCCGGTCATACCATCAATACGACAGATTGCAACTATCTGATACTGATTATTCACGCCGGCTTGGGGAATCAGATGCTTGAGATTGCTTCAGCATTCCTATATGCGCTACTTACAAACCGGATTTTGCTTGTGGACCGTTACAAGgagattgatgaccttttctGCGAACCCTTCCCTGGAACCTCATGGTTAGTCCCTTCAGATTTCCCTCTGAACTATGGCGAGTTTACTCAGAGTAGTCCAGAGAGCTATGGCAACATGCTGCAGAATAAAGTTGCCGGTGGAAATACAGATCGATCTTTGACTGGTACTCGACCTCACTATGTGTATCTCTACCTCAATGGTGACTATGGTTTCCATGATAAACTTTTCTTCTGCGAAGATGACCAGCAGTTCCTGCAAGGTATTCCATGGCTGATCATAAGAACAGACATGTACTTTGTGCCGTCCCTGTTTCTAATTCCAGGTTTCCAAGATGAACTCAGCAGGCTATTTCCAGAGAAAGACACTGTTTTCCATCACTTGGCACGCTATCTTTTTCATCCAACAAACAATATTTGGTATTCTGTTACAAAATACTACCGGTCCTACATGGCCAAAGCGGCAAAAAGAGTGGGAATTCAGATCAGAATATATGAAACCAAGGGCATCTTGCAAAGAAATGGCCCATTCCCGCACATTTTAAATCAGATCCTTTCATGTGCACAGAATGAGAAGCTCCTGCCAGAAATTGGCATGATGGAGGGAGCAGCAGCTGAAACTCAGAATAAGGGAGCAGCAGCTGAGACTCAGAATAACCAAACAATCGCCGTTCTAACTACTTCTTTGAGCTCTTGGTACAGAGATCAGATCCAGAAGAAGTACAAAGAACACCCAACAGTTGATGACACTACTGTCAAAGTGTACCAGCCAAGCCACGAGGAGTACCAGAGGTCAAGGAATAGGAAGCACAACATGAAGGCACTTGCCGAGATCTATCTGCTGAGCATGAACGATGAGCTAATCACCAGTGGCTTTTCCACGTTCGGGTACGCAGCTCAGGGGCTCGCTGGCCTGAAGCCATGGATCATGTTCAGGTCGGAGAACCACGTGGCGCCAGACCCACCGTGCGGCCGTGCCATGTCCATTGAGCCGTGCTTCCACCAGGCTCCCTTCTACGACTGTAAGGCAAAGAGGGACGGTGACCTGGGCAAGGTGGTGCCTTACGTGAGGCATTGCGAGGACGTGAGCTGGGGTCTGAAGATTGTAAATGAAACTCAGTTGTAG
- the LOC120653851 gene encoding galactoside 2-alpha-L-fucosyltransferase-like isoform X1: MVMGRPSQSHGSGGDEERLPLRGGLETERAPPPHHAAEQLKEARRGGGRLWRAPVRAGLVLCLLTVPAVLLLLRWQADSSPQWVFDFEAPEEDDDRQDMQDDVSDDISPSPHIEYDRLLGGLLIEGFDEKTCRSRYQFARYHKSPSIPSLYLIERLRKQEVLQKKCGPGTKAYKEASKQLSSGHTINTTDCNYLILIIHAGLGNQMLEIASAFLYALLTNRILLVDRYKEIDDLFCEPFPGTSWLVPSDFPLNYGEFTQSSPESYGNMLQNKVAGGNTDRSLTGTRPHYVYLYLNGDYGFHDKLFFCEDDQQFLQGIPWLIIRTDMYFVPSLFLIPGFQDELSRLFPEKDTVFHHLARYLFHPTNNIWYSVTKYYRSYMAKAAKRVGIQIRIYETKGILQRNGPFPHILNQILSCAQNEKLLPEIGMMEGAAAETQNKGAAAETQNNQTIAVLTTSLSSWYRDQIQKKYKEHPTVDDTTVKVYQPSHEEYQRSRNRKHNMKALAEIYLLSMNDELITSGFSTFGYAAQGLAGLKPWIMFRSENHVAPDPPCGRAMSIEPCFHQAPFYDCKAKRDGDLGKVVPYVRHCEDVSWGLKIVNETQL, encoded by the exons ATGGTGATGGGGAGGCCGAGCCAAAGCCACGGGAGCGGGGGCGACGAGGAGCGGCTGCCCCTGCGCGGCGGGCTGGAGACggagcgggcgccgccgccccaccacGCCGCGGAGCAGCTCAAGGAGGCGAGGcgcgggggcggcaggctctGGCGCGCGCCCGTGCGCGCCGGCCTGGTGCTCTGCCTGCTGACGGTGCCGGCCGTTCTGCTCCTGCTGCGGTGGCAGGCCGACTCCTCGCCGCAGTGGGTCTTTGACTTCGAGGCGCCCGAGGAAGACGACGACCGCCAAG ATATGCAAGATGATGTATCTGATGATATATCTCCGTCCCCACATATTGAGTATGATAGACTTCTGGGTGGCCTTCTGATTGAGGGATTTGACGAAAAAACTTGTAGAAGTAGGTATCAGTTTGCACGCTATCATAAGTCACCAAGCATACCTTCACTGTACCTCATAGAGAGGTTAAGGAAACAAGAAGTGTTGCAGAAAAAGTGTGGTCCAGGCACCAAAGCATATAAGGAAGCATCAAAGCAGCTGAGCTCCGGTCATACCATCAATACGACAGATTGCAACTATCTGATACTGATTATTCACGCCGGCTTGGGGAATCAGATGCTTGAGATTGCTTCAGCATTCCTATATGCGCTACTTACAAACCGGATTTTGCTTGTGGACCGTTACAAGgagattgatgaccttttctGCGAACCCTTCCCTGGAACCTCATGGTTAGTCCCTTCAGATTTCCCTCTGAACTATGGCGAGTTTACTCAGAGTAGTCCAGAGAGCTATGGCAACATGCTGCAGAATAAAGTTGCCGGTGGAAATACAGATCGATCTTTGACTGGTACTCGACCTCACTATGTGTATCTCTACCTCAATGGTGACTATGGTTTCCATGATAAACTTTTCTTCTGCGAAGATGACCAGCAGTTCCTGCAAGGTATTCCATGGCTGATCATAAGAACAGACATGTACTTTGTGCCGTCCCTGTTTCTAATTCCAGGTTTCCAAGATGAACTCAGCAGGCTATTTCCAGAGAAAGACACTGTTTTCCATCACTTGGCACGCTATCTTTTTCATCCAACAAACAATATTTGGTATTCTGTTACAAAATACTACCGGTCCTACATGGCCAAAGCGGCAAAAAGAGTGGGAATTCAGATCAGAATATATGAAACCAAGGGCATCTTGCAAAGAAATGGCCCATTCCCGCACATTTTAAATCAGATCCTTTCATGTGCACAGAATGAGAAGCTCCTGCCAGAAATTGGCATGATGGAGGGAGCAGCAGCTGAAACTCAGAATAAGGGAGCAGCAGCTGAGACTCAGAATAACCAAACAATCGCCGTTCTAACTACTTCTTTGAGCTCTTGGTACAGAGATCAGATCCAGAAGAAGTACAAAGAACACCCAACAGTTGATGACACTACTGTCAAAGTGTACCAGCCAAGCCACGAGGAGTACCAGAGGTCAAGGAATAGGAAGCACAACATGAAGGCACTTGCCGAGATCTATCTGCTGAGCATGAACGATGAGCTAATCACCAGTGGCTTTTCCACGTTCGGGTACGCAGCTCAGGGGCTCGCTGGCCTGAAGCCATGGATCATGTTCAGGTCGGAGAACCACGTGGCGCCAGACCCACCGTGCGGCCGTGCCATGTCCATTGAGCCGTGCTTCCACCAGGCTCCCTTCTACGACTGTAAGGCAAAGAGGGACGGTGACCTGGGCAAGGTGGTGCCTTACGTGAGGCATTGCGAGGACGTGAGCTGGGGTCTGAAGATTGTAAATGAAACTCAGTTGTAG
- the LOC120653854 gene encoding galactoside 2-alpha-L-fucosyltransferase-like, which produces MDIKERIRRSPPPPTPPAAPAPGHPRGTKGRVAVLPLSVAALVACGVLLLLLLSGGSAARRGGQFLDADPATARPSGDGRGGLHQARPRDGGHVTMESSKVQRDKLIGGLLAPGFEEQSCLSRYQSALYRKESPHLLSAYLLERLREHEVLQKKCGPHTESYKKAIEQLKSGQDIEVGDCNYLVWVSYSGLGNRILTITSAFLYAILTNRVLLVDGDKGTADLFCEPFPETSWLLPSDFPINQFKNLNIGSPESYGKMLKTANIHSDGSFKGPKPTFIYLHLAHDYDDYDKLFFCEHSQQHLQRIPWLILRSDNYFVPSLFLIPAYQEELMRLFPQKDAVFHHLGRYLFHPTNVVWGLITRYFDSYLARADEKLGIQIRVFDTETGPFQHVLDQVLSCTLKENLLPEVNAQQPIVSTRKVKSKVVLITSLNSGYYERIRTMYWEHPTSNGEIISFHQPSHEEHQDSDKKMHNMKAWAEIYLLSLSDVMVTSAWSTFGYVAQGLSGLKTWLMFKPENHTVPNPPCRQVMSMEPCFHAPPFYDCKARRGADTGKLVPHVRHCEDMSWGLKLVDTDEW; this is translated from the exons ATGGACATCAAGGAGCGgatccgccgctcgccgccgccgccgacgccgccggcggcgcccgcgccagGGCACCCGCGCGGGACGAAGGGCCGGGTCGCGGTGCTGCCCCTGTCGGTGGCGGCGCTCGTGGCGTGCGgggtcctgctgctgctgctgctctcgggcggctccgcggcgaggaggggcgGCCAGTTCCTCGACGCCGATCCTGCCACCGCCAGGCCCTCCGGCGACGGCCGTGGCGGcctgcaccaggcccgcccgCGCGATG GTGGCCATGTAACTATGGAGTCTTCCAAAGTTCAAAGGGACAAACTCATTGGTGGCTTGTTAGCTCCTGGTTTTGAGGAACAGTCATGTCTAAGTAGATACCAATCAGCATTATACCGTAAAGAATCGCCCCATTTACTATCAGCATACCTTCTGGAAAGACTAAGAGAACATGAGGTTCTTCAGAAGAAATGTGGCCCACATACAGAGTCGTACAAGAAAGCTATTGAGCAGCTGAAATCTGGTCAGGATATTGAGGTTGGAGATTGCAACTATTTGGTATGGGTATCTTATAGTGGCCTTGGGAACAGGATCTTAACTATTACCTCAGCATTTCTCTATGCCATCCTTACAAACAGAGTTTTACTTGTGGATGGGGATAAAGGCACTGCAGATCTTTTCTGTGAACCATTCCCTGAAACTTCGTGGTTATTACCGTCGGATTTCCCTATTAATCAATTTAAGAACCTCAATATTGGCTCCCCTGAGAGTTACGGGAAAATGCTGAAAACTGCAAATATTCACTCTGATGGTTCTTTTAAGGGTCCCAAACCTACCTTTATTTATCTTCACCTGGCTCATGATTATGATGACTATGATAAGCTTTTTTTCTGTGAACATagtcagcaacatcttcagagGATCCCATGGCTGATCTTAAGATCTGATAATTACTTTGTACCTTCACTTTTTCTGATCCCAGCATACCAAGAGGAACTCATGAGGCTGTTTCCTCAGAAAGACGCTGTTTTCCATCACTTGGGACGTTACTTGTTCCACCCTACCAACGTTGTCTGGGGCTTGATTACAAGGTACTTTGATTCTTATCTTGCCAGAGCTGACGAGAAGTTGGGTATCCAGATCAGAGTCTTTGATACTGAAACCGGTCCATTTCAGCATGTCTTGGATCAGGTCCTTTCTTGTACACTGAAGGAAAATTTACTACCAGAGGTTAATGCACAGCAGCCAATTGTCTCAACCAGGAAAGTCAAGTCGAAAGTGGTTCTGATTACTTCTTTGAACTCTGGATACTACGAAAGAATCAGGACCATGTATTGGGAACATCCAACATCGAATGGTGAGATCATTAGCTTTCACCAGCCAAGTCACGAGGAGCATCAGGATTCTGATAAGAAAATGCATAACATGAAAGCATGGGCAGAGATTTATCTGTTAAGCTTGTCTGATGTTATGGTAACAAGTGCATGGTCAACTTTTGGGTATGTTGCTCAGGGTCTGAGTGGTCTGAAAACGTGGCTTATGTTCAAACCTGAAAACCACACTGTGCCTAATCCACCTTGCCGTCAAGTTATGTCCATGGAACCGTGCTTTCATGCTCCACCTTTCTATGATTGCAAAGCTAGGAGGGGAGCTGATACAGGAAAGCTTGTTCCGCATGTAAGACATTGTGAAGATATGAGCTGGGGGCTCAAGCTAGTTGATACGGATGAATGGTAG